In Lentibacillus amyloliquefaciens, one DNA window encodes the following:
- the murD gene encoding UDP-N-acetylmuramoyl-L-alanine--D-glutamate ligase, which produces MKELTNFPYHHVLVLGLAKSGTAAARLLLNSGRSVRVNDKNTSDTDPVAEELNALGAEVVTGSHPLSVLDDIDIIVKNPGIPYETPLLEEAFKRGIPIITEIELAGNLSETEIIGITGSNGKTTTTTLTAELLNESQKPAKIAGNIGFAATEVGQSLEQHEKMVLELSSFQLLGVKTFKPRIAALLNIFQAHLDYHKTFENYRNAKCNIFMNQTEEDFLIYNADNPTVAEAVKEAKSTKIPFSLNKQVENGAWADDTGIYFKNEKLIEKHDIVLDGDHNLENILAAICAAKLSGASNQAIYNVLTTFKGVRHRLQFVSNVNGRLFYNDSKATNILATQKALTSFKQPVVLIAGGLDRGNEFDDLIPYMENLKAAILIGETKEKLALVAHKAGVPVIETAESMSDAVEAAYNLSDRDDVVLLSPACASWDQYKTFEQRGDMFIQAVHTLL; this is translated from the coding sequence TTGAAAGAACTAACGAACTTCCCTTATCATCATGTGCTTGTATTAGGTTTGGCGAAGAGTGGTACCGCCGCTGCCAGACTATTGTTAAACAGCGGACGAAGTGTAAGGGTGAATGATAAAAATACAAGTGACACAGATCCGGTTGCAGAAGAGTTAAACGCACTCGGAGCAGAAGTTGTAACAGGTTCTCATCCGTTATCTGTGTTGGATGATATCGACATCATCGTGAAAAATCCGGGTATCCCTTACGAAACACCTTTGCTGGAGGAAGCCTTTAAGCGGGGGATACCGATTATTACTGAAATCGAACTCGCCGGTAATCTATCTGAAACTGAGATAATCGGCATAACAGGGTCAAACGGGAAGACGACGACGACAACTTTGACCGCTGAATTGCTTAATGAAAGTCAAAAACCGGCAAAAATCGCCGGAAATATTGGTTTTGCAGCAACAGAAGTCGGCCAATCATTGGAACAACATGAGAAAATGGTGTTGGAGTTATCCTCATTTCAATTGCTGGGTGTCAAAACATTCAAACCCCGCATCGCTGCTTTGTTGAATATTTTTCAAGCTCATCTTGATTATCATAAAACATTTGAAAACTATAGAAATGCCAAATGCAACATATTTATGAATCAGACAGAAGAGGATTTCCTGATTTATAACGCGGATAATCCGACTGTTGCAGAAGCTGTAAAAGAAGCAAAATCAACGAAGATTCCATTTTCCTTGAATAAACAAGTCGAAAATGGCGCGTGGGCAGATGATACGGGTATTTACTTTAAGAACGAAAAACTGATTGAGAAACATGATATTGTGCTTGATGGCGACCATAATTTGGAAAATATTCTTGCCGCTATTTGTGCAGCCAAATTAAGCGGTGCTTCCAATCAAGCGATATACAACGTGTTAACAACCTTTAAAGGCGTCCGTCACAGGCTTCAGTTTGTCAGTAATGTCAACGGCCGTTTATTTTATAATGACTCTAAAGCGACGAATATCCTGGCGACACAAAAGGCATTAACTTCTTTCAAACAGCCGGTTGTTCTGATTGCCGGAGGGCTTGATCGCGGCAATGAATTTGATGACTTAATCCCCTATATGGAAAATTTGAAAGCTGCCATTCTAATAGGTGAAACAAAAGAAAAACTTGCTCTTGTTGCGCACAAAGCAGGTGTACCTGTCATTGAAACTGCTGAGAGCATGAGTGATGCTGTTGAGGCGGCCTATAATCTTTCGGATCGTGATGATGTTGTTTTGCTGTCTCCAGCATGCGCAAGCTGGGATCAGTATAAAACCTTTGAACAAAGAGGTGACATGTTTATACAAGCCGTGCATACATTATTGTAG
- the spoVE gene encoding stage V sporulation protein E codes for MLRSLFKTKNVPDLVLAAVILSLLLVGAVMVYSSSYVWAEYKYADQYFFLKRQLLFLGVGVLGMLFFMALPYNTWKKYSKIVLLACFVLLLIVLIPGIGMERGGAQSWIGIGAFSIQPSEFMKLGLIIYLAVYLSVNQKYITSFKKGFLPALILVFAAFGLIMLQPDLGTGVVLTATCMVMIYTAGARLGHFFGLGLIGAVGFLFLIVSAPYRISRITAFINPWEDPLGDGFQIIQSLYAVGPGGLMGLGLGESIQKYFYLPEPQNDFIFSIIGEELGFIGGTFVIGLFALLFWRGIKVALEAPDAYGKFLALGIVSMLTIQVMINISVVIGLIPVTGITLPFLSYGGSSLTLTLCSAGILLNISRFSRL; via the coding sequence TTGTTACGCAGCTTATTCAAAACCAAAAATGTTCCCGATTTAGTATTGGCTGCAGTGATCCTGTCATTACTCCTTGTCGGCGCTGTGATGGTTTACAGCTCGTCGTATGTATGGGCTGAATATAAATATGCAGATCAGTATTTTTTTCTTAAACGTCAATTGCTTTTTTTGGGTGTCGGCGTATTGGGGATGTTATTTTTCATGGCACTGCCCTACAACACATGGAAGAAGTACAGTAAAATCGTTTTACTGGCCTGCTTCGTTCTGCTGCTTATTGTTCTTATTCCCGGTATCGGAATGGAACGCGGCGGGGCACAAAGCTGGATTGGAATTGGTGCATTCAGCATTCAGCCATCCGAATTTATGAAACTGGGATTAATCATTTATTTGGCAGTCTATCTCTCAGTCAATCAAAAATATATTACATCTTTTAAAAAAGGCTTTCTTCCCGCACTTATTTTAGTATTTGCTGCTTTTGGCCTGATTATGCTGCAGCCTGACCTTGGCACTGGTGTGGTGCTGACAGCAACATGCATGGTAATGATTTATACCGCCGGCGCCAGACTGGGGCATTTCTTTGGACTTGGTCTCATTGGAGCCGTCGGTTTCTTGTTTCTGATTGTCTCAGCTCCATACCGTATAAGCCGAATAACGGCATTTATTAACCCATGGGAAGATCCATTGGGAGATGGTTTTCAGATCATCCAGTCATTGTATGCGGTCGGCCCCGGAGGCTTGATGGGGTTAGGCTTGGGTGAAAGTATACAGAAGTACTTTTATTTGCCGGAACCGCAAAACGATTTTATTTTCTCCATTATTGGTGAAGAGTTGGGTTTTATTGGCGGGACGTTTGTGATTGGTTTGTTTGCTCTCCTTTTTTGGCGTGGCATTAAAGTGGCTTTGGAAGCGCCTGATGCTTATGGAAAGTTTCTGGCTCTTGGTATCGTGTCAATGCTGACGATACAAGTTATGATTAATATAAGTGTGGTCATTGGGTTGATTCCAGTTACAGGTATCACGCTCCCATTTTTAAGTTATGGCGGATCGTCACTGACATTAACACTTTGTTCAGCAGGTATTTTGTTGAATATCAGCAGGTTTTCAAGATTATAG
- a CDS encoding cell division protein FtsQ/DivIB, producing MGKKNVVSIEDRIPKLKQERKKKANRRLIFYLSIFFLLISIIVYLQSPLSYVRTIDVSGNSFVKDEEIIEASSIGEKTNIWSVNASEISRAVNDNPVIQQSDVNRKLPWTIEISVSEFDHVGYMKQDEHYFPVLGDGNVLENLQQSSVDGNAPLLLGFSDEKYLNQLTGELKKLPESVLQLISEIHWNPSDENQHKILLYMNDGYMVDGTIRDLAEKMRVYPSIVSQLGSESKGIIHIGAGVYFEEFNAESEEDSDNQESTNEHEQ from the coding sequence ATGGGGAAAAAAAATGTCGTTTCAATTGAAGACCGGATACCAAAGTTAAAGCAGGAACGGAAAAAGAAGGCAAACCGCCGCCTGATATTTTATCTTTCTATTTTTTTCTTATTAATTTCCATCATTGTCTATCTTCAATCACCGTTAAGCTATGTGAGAACGATAGACGTTTCGGGAAACTCGTTTGTAAAAGATGAAGAGATCATTGAAGCGAGCAGTATTGGAGAAAAAACGAATATCTGGTCGGTCAATGCGTCTGAGATCAGCCGGGCGGTTAACGATAATCCGGTTATTCAGCAATCTGACGTTAACCGAAAACTGCCTTGGACAATTGAAATCAGTGTGAGCGAATTTGATCATGTGGGCTATATGAAACAGGATGAGCATTATTTTCCAGTCTTAGGAGATGGCAATGTTCTTGAAAACTTGCAGCAAAGTTCTGTAGACGGTAACGCTCCGTTGCTTCTGGGATTTTCAGACGAAAAATACTTGAATCAATTGACCGGTGAGCTAAAAAAACTGCCGGAAAGCGTTTTGCAGCTGATTTCTGAAATACACTGGAACCCGAGCGATGAAAACCAGCATAAAATTTTGCTCTATATGAATGATGGTTACATGGTTGATGGCACCATCAGGGATTTAGCTGAAAAGATGCGTGTTTATCCATCGATCGTTTCGCAGCTGGGTTCTGAAAGCAAGGGGATCATACATATTGGTGCCGGAGTTTACTTTGAGGAATTCAATGCGGAATCTGAGGAAGATTCTGATAATCAGGAATCCACGAATGAACATGAACAATAA
- the ftsA gene encoding cell division protein FtsA, translated as MNNSEILVSLDIGTSKIKVIIGEVLNDSLNIIGVGTAESNGMKKGAIIDIDQTVQSIRSAVEQAERMVGMQIDSVVVGVNGKHVQLQPCHGVVAVQSENREIGDEDITRVIDGAQVVSIPPESEIVDVIPKQFIVDGLDEITDPRGMIGVRLEMEGTIITCSKTVLHNLLKCVERAGLQISDICFQPLAAGTVALSKDEKNLGVTLIDIGGGSTTVSVFENGHLAGTSVIPLGGDNISKDLSIGLRTSTEESEDIKLNYGHAFYDDAREDETFDVSIIGSNQRETYNQLQISDMIEARLEEIYAYAEREIRRMGYQQLPGGYVLTGGTMKMPGVMELAHDLFHSNVRIAIPDYIGVREPQFTAGIGILQFAYRNAKIQGKELLPSVTGNDSEVKPKRQKSSRDSDAPAKEEKKESKLANLFKYFFD; from the coding sequence TTGAACAACAGTGAAATACTAGTGAGTCTTGATATAGGTACATCAAAAATTAAAGTGATTATTGGAGAAGTGTTAAACGATTCCCTGAATATCATTGGGGTTGGAACTGCTGAATCGAATGGTATGAAAAAGGGAGCAATTATTGACATTGACCAAACTGTACAATCCATTCGAAGCGCGGTAGAACAGGCAGAACGAATGGTGGGCATGCAAATTGACAGTGTAGTAGTCGGTGTCAACGGGAAACATGTTCAATTGCAGCCTTGCCATGGCGTGGTAGCCGTGCAAAGTGAGAATCGCGAAATCGGTGATGAAGATATCACCCGGGTGATTGATGGCGCGCAAGTTGTTTCAATCCCGCCTGAAAGTGAAATTGTTGATGTCATTCCGAAACAATTCATTGTGGATGGCCTGGATGAGATTACGGATCCTCGCGGGATGATCGGTGTAAGACTGGAAATGGAAGGGACGATCATTACTTGCTCTAAAACTGTGCTTCATAATCTGCTGAAATGTGTGGAACGTGCTGGTCTGCAGATTTCTGATATTTGCTTTCAGCCTCTTGCAGCGGGCACAGTTGCTTTATCAAAAGACGAGAAAAATTTAGGGGTCACTTTAATTGATATAGGTGGAGGTTCCACAACTGTATCTGTTTTTGAAAATGGTCATTTAGCAGGTACAAGTGTTATCCCGCTGGGCGGAGATAACATTTCAAAAGATTTATCCATCGGTCTGAGAACGTCAACCGAGGAATCAGAGGATATCAAACTGAACTATGGCCATGCGTTTTACGATGATGCCAGGGAAGATGAAACCTTTGATGTATCGATTATAGGCAGCAATCAGAGAGAGACGTATAATCAGCTGCAAATCTCTGATATGATAGAAGCCAGACTGGAAGAAATATACGCTTATGCAGAACGCGAAATCAGACGGATGGGTTACCAGCAATTACCTGGTGGATATGTTCTGACAGGTGGTACAATGAAAATGCCAGGTGTGATGGAACTAGCACATGATTTATTTCATTCAAACGTTCGTATAGCGATACCTGATTACATAGGTGTCAGAGAACCACAGTTCACTGCAGGAATTGGCATCTTGCAATTTGCTTATCGTAATGCGAAAATACAAGGAAAAGAACTTTTACCGTCTGTTACCGGTAATGATAGTGAGGTAAAACCGAAGCGACAGAAAAGCTCTAGAGATTCGGATGCACCGGCTAAAGAAGAGAAAAAGGAATCAAAACTTGCAAACTTATTCAAGTATTTCTTTGATTAA
- the ftsZ gene encoding cell division protein FtsZ, whose product MLEFETNMDQLATIKVIGVGGGGSNAVNRMIEHGVEGVEFIAVNTDAQALNLAQAETKIQVGGKLTRGLGAGANPEVGRKAAEENKEQLEEALQGADMIFVTAGMGGGTGTGAASVIAQIGKELGALTVGVVTRPFTFEGKKRSTQAKSGIDSLKSSVDTLIVIPNDRLLEIVDKNTPMLEAFREADNVLRQGVQGISDLIAKPGLINVDFADVKTIMFDQGSALMGIGIATGENRATEAAKKAISSPLLETSIDGAHGILMNITGGTNLSLYEVQEGADLVTSAADSEVNVIFGSVINENLKDEIIVTVIATGFDESQKEDNQPRQRPVMNQNQQAATRPSDETPPREPEQNQTKQNRSNQQDDELDIPTFLRNRNRNR is encoded by the coding sequence ATGTTAGAGTTTGAAACAAATATGGATCAGCTTGCTACGATAAAAGTAATTGGTGTCGGCGGTGGTGGCAGCAATGCAGTCAACCGCATGATCGAACATGGTGTAGAAGGTGTTGAATTCATTGCTGTCAATACCGATGCACAAGCTTTAAATCTGGCTCAGGCAGAAACAAAAATACAGGTTGGCGGAAAGTTAACACGTGGATTAGGTGCCGGTGCGAACCCCGAAGTCGGCAGAAAAGCTGCAGAAGAGAATAAAGAACAATTGGAAGAAGCGTTACAAGGCGCTGATATGATATTTGTAACAGCCGGAATGGGCGGCGGCACCGGAACAGGGGCTGCCTCGGTAATTGCACAGATAGGCAAAGAACTCGGGGCGCTGACCGTAGGTGTTGTAACCCGCCCATTTACTTTCGAGGGTAAAAAAAGGTCAACACAAGCTAAATCAGGAATTGATTCCCTGAAATCGAGTGTCGACACGCTAATTGTCATTCCGAATGATCGTCTGCTTGAAATTGTTGATAAAAATACTCCAATGCTTGAAGCATTCCGCGAAGCTGACAATGTCCTGCGTCAAGGTGTACAAGGTATTTCCGACCTGATTGCCAAACCTGGCTTGATTAACGTGGATTTTGCCGATGTGAAGACAATTATGTTTGATCAAGGCTCGGCATTAATGGGGATTGGCATTGCAACGGGGGAAAATCGCGCAACGGAAGCTGCCAAAAAGGCTATTTCCTCACCGCTTCTGGAAACATCAATTGACGGTGCGCATGGCATTCTGATGAATATAACAGGCGGTACCAATCTGAGTCTTTATGAAGTTCAGGAAGGTGCCGATCTTGTGACGTCCGCTGCGGATAGTGAAGTGAATGTTATTTTCGGTTCGGTCATCAACGAAAACCTAAAGGATGAAATCATTGTGACTGTGATTGCCACCGGTTTTGATGAAAGTCAAAAAGAAGATAATCAGCCGCGTCAGCGTCCGGTTATGAACCAGAACCAGCAGGCAGCCACCAGGCCTTCCGATGAAACACCACCGCGTGAGCCGGAACAAAATCAAACCAAGCAAAATCGCTCCAATCAGCAGGACGATGAATTGGACATCCCTACATTCTTGCGGAATCGTAACCGCAACCGATAA
- the spoIIGA gene encoding sigma-E processing peptidase SpoIIGA, translating into MGSFTGKEEMSVTIYLDAVWLLNFFLDMMLLMLTQTLAKDSTRKLRIIFGAFIASLVVPISIYYPDSIFTSLIGKLMYSIIIVLCSFRVRSIYQMLKLLLLFYFTTFAIGGGLIAIHFLFQSPFRLAANGILTFNSGYGDPVSWLFVVIGFPLVWYFTKSRMDKHVSEKIRYDQLCQVTIQIDQITKSTTAYIDSGNQLTDPISKRPVIICDEYFLKQWFSEDEWELLKSAHTSLDFEKLPAGWESKVQIVPFQGVEGNRTFMMAIKPDNISFVYNEEEIVTRKVLIGIQFAVLTKDQSYHCLMHPKIIKLADPVSA; encoded by the coding sequence ATGGGATCTTTTACAGGAAAGGAAGAAATGAGTGTGACCATTTATCTTGATGCTGTCTGGCTTCTAAATTTTTTCCTGGATATGATGCTGCTCATGCTGACACAGACTTTGGCAAAAGACAGCACAAGAAAGCTCAGAATTATTTTTGGCGCATTTATTGCATCACTCGTGGTGCCCATTTCCATTTATTATCCCGATTCTATTTTTACGAGTCTGATAGGCAAGCTGATGTATTCAATCATCATTGTGTTGTGCAGTTTTCGTGTCCGTTCGATCTATCAGATGCTTAAATTATTGCTCTTATTCTACTTTACAACATTTGCCATAGGGGGTGGATTGATTGCAATACACTTTCTATTCCAAAGTCCATTCAGGTTAGCTGCAAATGGAATTTTGACATTTAACAGTGGTTATGGCGATCCGGTCAGCTGGCTGTTTGTGGTGATTGGTTTTCCTCTGGTCTGGTATTTTACAAAATCGCGAATGGACAAGCACGTTTCCGAAAAAATCCGCTACGATCAGTTGTGTCAGGTAACCATTCAGATTGACCAAATCACCAAATCAACGACAGCTTATATTGACAGCGGTAATCAGTTGACAGATCCGATTTCCAAAAGACCGGTTATTATTTGTGATGAATATTTTTTAAAACAATGGTTTTCAGAAGATGAATGGGAATTGTTGAAAAGTGCTCACACAAGCCTTGATTTTGAAAAACTTCCGGCTGGCTGGGAAAGCAAGGTTCAGATTGTTCCCTTTCAAGGGGTTGAGGGAAATCGCACGTTTATGATGGCGATCAAACCGGATAATATCTCTTTTGTATATAACGAAGAGGAAATCGTTACACGTAAGGTATTGATCGGAATTCAATTTGCAGTACTGACGAAAGATCAATCCTATCACTGTCTGATGCATCCTAAAATTATAAAACTTGCTGATCCGGTATCAGCTTAA
- the sigE gene encoding RNA polymerase sporulation sigma factor SigE, whose translation MKMIRLRMRLWWYKLLFKLGLKTDEIYYIGGSEALPPPLSKEEEKRLLKLLSDGDKSARAMLIERNLRLVVYISRKFENTGINIEDLISIGTIGLIKAVNTFNPEKKIKLATYASRCIENEILMYLRRNNKLKSEISFDEPLNIDWDGNELLLSDVLGTDEDIITRDIETNVDKHLLKNALSQLNPREKQIMELRFGLVGQEEKTQKDVADMLGISQSYISRLEKKIIRRLQKEFNKMV comes from the coding sequence ATGAAAATGATAAGACTTCGTATGCGATTATGGTGGTATAAACTGCTCTTCAAGCTCGGTCTGAAAACGGATGAGATTTATTATATAGGCGGTAGTGAAGCACTTCCGCCTCCGCTATCGAAAGAAGAAGAGAAACGTTTATTAAAATTGCTTTCTGATGGTGATAAATCAGCCAGAGCAATGTTGATTGAAAGGAATTTACGGCTTGTTGTCTACATTTCCCGAAAGTTTGAAAATACCGGTATTAATATTGAAGACTTAATAAGCATTGGCACAATTGGCCTTATTAAAGCTGTCAACACATTTAATCCTGAAAAGAAAATTAAACTTGCTACATACGCCTCAAGATGTATCGAGAATGAAATATTAATGTATTTGAGGAGAAATAATAAGCTAAAGTCCGAAATTTCATTTGATGAACCATTGAATATAGATTGGGATGGTAATGAATTATTGCTCTCAGATGTACTTGGAACAGATGAAGATATTATAACCCGGGACATTGAAACCAATGTGGATAAACATTTATTGAAAAATGCACTTTCTCAGCTGAATCCACGTGAGAAACAGATCATGGAACTTCGCTTTGGCCTGGTTGGTCAAGAGGAAAAGACACAGAAAGATGTTGCTGATATGCTGGGTATTTCTCAATCCTATATTTCCCGATTGGAGAAAAAAATTATACGGCGTCTACAAAAAGAATTTAATAAAATGGTTTGA
- the sigG gene encoding RNA polymerase sporulation sigma factor SigG, which produces MTKHKVEICGVDTSTLPVLKNDEMRELFKQMQAGDITAREELVNGNLRLVLSVIQRFNNRGEYGDDLFQVGCIGLMKSIDNFDLGHNVKFSTYAVPMIIGEIRRYLRDNNPIRVSRSLRDTAYKALQVREKLISKTSKEPTAAEIAKEMGVEHSDIVFAMDAIQDPVSLFEPIYNDGGDPIYVVDQLSDDKDKDSMWVDKLSLKEGMYQLNDREKMILNKRFFQGKTQMEVADEIGISQAQVSRLEKAAIDQMNKEMFE; this is translated from the coding sequence ATGACAAAGCATAAAGTTGAAATTTGCGGAGTGGATACATCAACATTACCTGTACTTAAAAATGACGAAATGCGTGAGCTATTCAAACAAATGCAAGCTGGTGATATAACCGCCAGAGAAGAACTGGTAAATGGCAATTTACGGCTTGTCCTAAGTGTTATTCAGCGCTTTAATAATCGGGGGGAATATGGTGATGACTTATTTCAGGTCGGATGCATCGGACTGATGAAATCCATTGATAATTTCGACTTAGGGCATAATGTGAAATTTTCCACTTATGCCGTACCAATGATTATCGGTGAAATAAGACGGTATCTGCGTGACAATAACCCGATCCGGGTATCCAGATCCCTCCGTGACACTGCTTATAAAGCTTTACAAGTGAGGGAAAAACTGATCAGCAAAACATCCAAAGAGCCGACAGCAGCTGAAATAGCAAAAGAAATGGGTGTTGAGCACTCAGACATTGTTTTTGCGATGGATGCGATTCAGGATCCTGTTTCACTATTTGAACCGATTTATAATGATGGCGGTGATCCTATTTATGTCGTGGATCAGTTAAGCGATGACAAAGACAAAGATTCGATGTGGGTGGATAAACTTTCCTTGAAAGAAGGCATGTATCAGCTCAATGACCGTGAAAAAATGATACTGAACAAACGTTTTTTCCAGGGAAAAACACAGATGGAAGTTGCTGATGAAATCGGTATATCGCAAGCTCAGGTTTCCCGGTTAGAAAAGGCAGCTATCGATCAAATGAACAAAGAAATGTTTGAATGA
- a CDS encoding YlmC/YmxH family sporulation protein, whose amino-acid sequence MITLSDLQIKEVIVINDGRRLGHIADLEIDGNIGKITALVLDIKEKKSGFFGKADELIIPWSYIEVIGSDVILVREVNSPSLYPDQQLLE is encoded by the coding sequence GTGATAACATTATCTGACTTGCAGATAAAAGAAGTTATTGTGATTAATGACGGCAGACGGCTTGGGCATATTGCCGACTTGGAAATAGATGGCAATATTGGAAAGATTACCGCATTGGTGCTCGATATTAAAGAAAAAAAATCAGGTTTCTTTGGTAAAGCTGATGAACTTATTATCCCCTGGAGTTATATTGAGGTGATAGGGTCTGATGTTATTTTAGTCAGAGAGGTTAACAGCCCTTCGCTTTATCCTGACCAGCAATTGCTCGAATAA
- the pgeF gene encoding peptidoglycan editing factor PgeF, whose product MSEPFQKQTEINLAIEKWQQLNPELKVGFSTRNGGYSELPFDTLNLGLHVPDARENVIANRQKLADTTCFPLESWVLGEQTHQTNIHIVSSDDKGKGSMSYDTSLKNIDGLVTDKKGILCTSFFADCVPLFFFDPSTGYIGIAHAGWKGTVNRIGGKMIEALQTAGADPNNILVTIGPSISSAHYEVDERVVSQIPSELVEKSVVSKDDNHFLLDLKQLNKEILLQYGILSHNIDITNYCTFRDESLFFSHRRDQGKTGRMLGYIGYVK is encoded by the coding sequence ATGTCAGAACCGTTCCAAAAGCAAACAGAAATCAATTTAGCTATCGAAAAATGGCAGCAGCTTAACCCTGAACTGAAAGTAGGTTTTTCAACACGTAACGGCGGATACAGTGAATTGCCTTTTGATACATTAAATCTAGGTTTACATGTGCCGGATGCACGCGAAAATGTGATCGCCAATAGGCAAAAGCTTGCAGACACCACTTGCTTTCCTCTGGAATCATGGGTTTTGGGAGAACAGACCCATCAGACAAACATTCATATTGTAAGCAGTGATGATAAAGGGAAAGGGTCAATGTCATATGACACATCATTAAAAAATATTGATGGACTGGTTACAGACAAAAAAGGCATATTATGCACGTCATTTTTCGCAGATTGTGTGCCTCTATTTTTCTTTGATCCATCAACCGGATATATAGGGATTGCTCATGCGGGCTGGAAAGGAACCGTCAACCGAATTGGCGGCAAAATGATTGAAGCATTACAAACGGCAGGTGCTGATCCGAATAACATACTGGTAACGATTGGACCTTCTATTTCTTCTGCTCATTATGAAGTTGATGAACGGGTTGTCAGTCAGATTCCGAGTGAATTAGTCGAGAAATCTGTTGTCTCAAAGGACGATAATCACTTTTTGCTTGATTTAAAACAATTAAATAAGGAAATCCTTTTACAATACGGCATTTTAAGTCATAATATAGACATAACAAACTATTGCACATTCCGCGATGAATCATTGTTTTTTTCACATCGCCGTGATCAGGGCAAAACCGGAAGAATGCTGGGTTACATTGGTTATGTAAAATGA
- a CDS encoding YggS family pyridoxal phosphate-dependent enzyme translates to MDVATNLRHIRQNIEQACEKSNRNPEDITIIGVTKYVTIERTEELINAGIKNLGENRLEGFLDKHEYIQDKAIWHFIGTLQSRKVKEVIGNVDVIHSLDRVSLAKEINKRAAAPVDCFVQVNISGEESKHGLAPDEILSFIKKMEVYSNVRVAGLMTMAPHIDDEDKLRKIFRQLASLRDSIKAEQLPYAPCNYLSMGMSNDYQLAVEEGATHIRIGSSLVGS, encoded by the coding sequence ATGGATGTAGCAACAAACTTGCGGCATATCAGACAAAATATTGAACAAGCCTGTGAAAAAAGTAATCGGAATCCTGAAGATATTACCATAATTGGTGTCACGAAATATGTTACAATAGAACGAACGGAAGAGCTGATTAATGCAGGTATTAAAAATCTTGGCGAAAATCGGCTGGAAGGATTTCTCGATAAGCATGAATACATACAGGATAAAGCAATATGGCATTTTATTGGTACATTGCAGTCCAGGAAAGTTAAAGAAGTGATTGGCAATGTTGATGTCATCCATTCTTTGGACAGGGTATCACTGGCTAAAGAAATTAATAAGCGTGCTGCAGCACCGGTTGATTGTTTTGTCCAGGTGAATATAAGCGGTGAGGAATCCAAGCATGGGCTTGCACCTGATGAGATATTATCGTTTATTAAGAAGATGGAGGTTTACAGCAATGTACGGGTCGCAGGATTAATGACAATGGCACCGCATATTGATGATGAAGATAAGCTTCGGAAGATTTTCAGGCAATTGGCTTCACTCAGAGACAGCATAAAAGCGGAACAATTGCCCTATGCCCCGTGTAACTACTTGTCAATGGGGATGAGCAATGATTATCAGCTTGCTGTTGAAGAAGGCGCAACCCACATCCGGATTGGCTCCAGTCTCGTTGGATCCTAA
- a CDS encoding cell division protein SepF translates to MSLKNKIKTFFTMEDDYEYIEQEEEMNTNEQPVGSGAKNGNVVNLTTMQGPSSKVVLCEPRNYSEAQEIADNVVNKRAVVINLQRVDTQQAKRIVDFLSGTVYAINGDIQKLGDGTFLCTPDNVEVSGSITDSVVEEDEFSKGW, encoded by the coding sequence ATGAGTTTGAAAAATAAAATTAAAACATTTTTCACGATGGAAGATGATTATGAGTATATTGAGCAGGAGGAAGAAATGAATACGAATGAACAGCCTGTAGGTTCAGGCGCGAAAAATGGAAACGTGGTAAACCTGACGACAATGCAGGGTCCATCTTCAAAAGTCGTTCTGTGTGAGCCGCGTAATTACAGTGAAGCACAGGAGATTGCCGACAATGTCGTAAACAAACGGGCAGTTGTTATTAACCTCCAGCGGGTTGACACCCAACAAGCCAAACGAATTGTTGATTTCCTGAGTGGCACAGTATACGCCATTAACGGCGATATCCAAAAACTTGGCGACGGGACATTTTTATGTACACCTGATAATGTAGAAGTGTCAGGTTCCATAACAGATTCCGTTGTGGAAGAAGATGAATTCAGTAAAGGGTGGTAG